The following proteins are co-located in the Streptomyces sp. NBC_01198 genome:
- a CDS encoding DUF3093 domain-containing protein has product MQPYDERLTVPRSWWFLAIAVGVAVALILLPFGPLPLLAGLVGGGALSMMAVSSYGSARIRVVAGSLVAGKARIPVTALGAATVLDPAETVAWRSHKADPRAFMLLRSYVPTALKVEVTDPADPTPYVYLSTRSPQRLAAALDAVRTVDAG; this is encoded by the coding sequence ATGCAGCCTTACGACGAACGGCTCACCGTCCCGCGTTCCTGGTGGTTCCTCGCCATCGCCGTGGGGGTGGCGGTGGCGCTGATCCTGCTCCCCTTCGGCCCGCTGCCGCTGCTGGCCGGGCTGGTCGGCGGGGGCGCGCTGTCCATGATGGCGGTCAGCTCCTACGGGTCCGCCCGGATCAGGGTGGTGGCCGGCTCGCTGGTCGCGGGCAAGGCGAGGATCCCGGTGACCGCGCTGGGGGCGGCGACGGTGCTCGACCCGGCGGAGACGGTGGCCTGGCGGTCGCACAAGGCGGACCCGCGGGCCTTCATGCTGCTGCGCTCGTACGTGCCGACGGCGCTCAAGGTCGAGGTGACCGACCCGGCGGACCCCACGCCCTACGTGTACCTGTCGACGCGCTCGCCGCAGCGCCTGGCGGCGGCACTGGACGCGGTCAGGACCGTGGACGCCGGCTAG